The DNA window GATTCCAATGGGATATTCAAAGCGATTATAAAACCGTGATAAAATTTGCGGAGTAAGCCCAATTTCTGGGACTAAGATGAGTGCCTGTTTTTTTTTAGCAATAATCTCAGAAATTATTTCTAAATATACCTCTGTTTTACCACTGCCTGTCACGCCCTGAAGTAAAAATGGCTTAAATTTCAGATGATTAGCAATAATAGTGGTAGCAGTAATTTTTTGCTCGATAGTTAATTGAAAAATTATTTTTTCCCCAGAAAACTGTTTATCTTTTGCAAGGGCGATAGGACTCTCTCTGTTTTCAATCCATCCTTTAATGCTTAAACTAGAAAGGCTACTCTGGCAAGATCCTAATTTTGCCTTAATTTGAGTTGTACTTAATCCTTCTGGGTGCTGGTAAAGCAATTTTATAAGCTGTTCTTGCCGAGGTGCTTTACGAAAAATCATTAAATCAGGGGTTAGATTTTTTCCTTTAGAGGATAGAAACCATTTAGAAATGCTAGGAGGTTTAAGCACGACTCCCCGTTGTAGCTGTTGAGGTAATGCGGTAAAGAATACTTCCCCTGGCGGGGCGTGATAGTATTTTATGGCCCACAGAAAAAGATTCATTAAAGATTTGGGAATAATAGGAATCCTATCGATACAAGATAGGGCATATTTTAATTTGTGGGGAGGAACACTACTGCAGGTAACAATGGCAACTAAAATACCAATGATGTTTCTTGTCCCAAATGGGACTTGTATTCGTATTCCAATTTTTAATTCTTGATGAGAAGCACCAAGTGGCGGAAAATAATCAAAATAGTGGAGTACTGGAGAGGGGATAGCAATCCTAAGAATCTTAGAAGAAACTGCCATTCATTAATAATATATGTAATCTATCTCCTATAATGAACGCTTCAAACCCTCCTCTACCTCAAGACGCTTAGGATTATTTATTAAAATTTCTATAAGAGTTAAAGCAAAATCCATTGCAGTACCAGGTCCTCTTGATGTGATCACATTACCATCTATTACAACCGGATCATTACAAAGCGTGGTAGTTGGTAAATTTAACTTATCTAAAAACCCCGGGTATCCCGTTGCTTTTTTGCTATCAAGTAGCCCAATATCTGCAAATACAGTAGGTGCAGCACAGATCGCAGCAACTTTATTTCCTTGTCGTACAGTATTTTTTAGTAATACGTGAATACGAGAATCTGAATTTAAATTAGCAGCACCAGATGCTCCTCCGGGTAGCACAACCATCGTAAACTCCTGATCTACAATAGTATCGAGAGTGGTATCCGGGATTAAGCGAATACCCCGGCTACCTACAATCGGCTGATCATTAAGGCCGGCAGTAATGACTTCGATGCCTGCGCGACGCAATAAATTAATCAATGTAACTGCTTCAAGTTCTTCACAACCTTGAGCTAAAGGGATAAGTACACGTGGCATTACCAACTATCTTAAATTACCAAAAAATTAACTTTTACTTTCCTATTGCAGCAAGAGCACTAAGTCCTTTAAGAAGATTTAAAGCTTCATACAAAGGATAGTCCTCAATAGCAAGATGGGCTTCTTCTTGATTCTCTTTAGGTGCTTCGTTTTTTTTACTATCATTACTTAAGTGGTGAGACAGATTTGCTTCTTTTACAGAAGAATCATTATCCGCACCATCCACTGCAGAAACTTTGATATTATCCAATTTAATATCTGGAACAATTCCCTCAGCTTGAATCGATCGTCCGGAAGGGGTGTAATACCTCGCCGTGGTTAGTTTTAGTGCGGTATCTTCTGTTAGAGGTAAAATAGTCTGTACTGACCCTTTTCCAAAGGTTTTTGTACCCATGACGATTGCTCGATGATGATCTTGAAGTGCCCCCGAAACAATTTCTGATGCAGAGGCTGACCCACCATTAACTAATACAACCATAGGTGCATTTTTAAGTACATCACCAGGAGTAGCTCTAAAGCTTTGCTTAGACTGAGGATCCCTACCTTCTGTATATACGATTAGTCCTTTTTCTAGAAAAGAATCAGAAACTTCTACTGCTGCACTAAGGACACCACCTGGATTGTTACGTAAATCTAATACTAATCCCTTTAAGTTTCCTCCACTCTCTTTTGTGAGTTTTTTAATCTCATTTTCTACATTCGCCCCAGTTTCTACTTGGAATTGGCTAATACGCACATAGCCATACCCCTTCTCTAGCGTTTTGCTTTTAACACTTTGTACCTTAATAATTGCCCGAATAATATTAAATTTAAGAGGTTGTGGCTCTCCTTGTCGAATAATAGTCAAAGTAATCTGAGTTCCTGGCTTCCCTCGCATTTTGTCTACAGCTTCTCCAAGACTGAGATCCTTGACAGGTTCATTATCAATGCGAATAATTAAATCTCCAGCTTGAATTCCAGCTTTTTGTGCAGGCGTGTCATCAATAGGGGAAACTACTCGAATGAAGCCATCTTCCATACCAACTTCAATCCCTAGTCCGCCGAACTTTCCAGAGGTGCCAATTTTTAATTCGCTATAAGATTGAGGATCTAGGTACGCCGAGTGAGGATCTAGATTTGATAACATTCCTCGGATAGAGCCCTCGATAAGGGTTTTATCATCCACAGGTTCAACGTAGTTACGTTTGATCTCTCCAAATATTTCTGAAAAAGCCCTAAGCTCATCCAAAGGCAAAGAATCGGGTTTATTCTCTAAACGCCCAGCAAGTACCATCGAACCAAATATGAAGCCTATACCTAAAGTAAGACTAGTAGTTGCTATAAGCACATCACGTTTTGAGAAACTCATAAACTATCCTTTTGAATTTAAATATCTTACACAAATTCTTAAAACTATATTGGCATAAATGATTCGCCATAGTAACTGACGATTTATTTATGACTTAATAGCCTTTTTCCTATTTTTGATAAAGCTGCTAAAGCACGGCTCATTTACTTACACTAGATAAGGAGGGAACGTTCATTATATATGATAGAACACTATAGGGTAATTATACGGAAAAACTATATTATTTATGAAAAAATTTATTACAACACGCCAGTATAACGGTAGTGTAACCTGATAATAAAGGAAAGAGTTAGAGTTTATATTTCGCAAGATTTTCCGATACAATAAGCAAACCCCTACATAGCTTATTAGGAATTTTTTTATTAATGAATAATCGCCTTTTTGAATTTTTTACAAATCATTGGATGCTATCTGTTTCATTAGTAGCAATTATAGCTGCATTAGCAGTAGATCCTATCGTACGACGACGACGAGGAATTAGAACAATTTCTGTTGTAGAGATTACTCGATTGATAAACCAAGAAAATGCTCAAGTGGTAGATATTAGAGAGGGGAAGGATTTTGATAAAGAGCATATCTTAGATTCAATGAACGCTCCTTTATCTACATTTATCACTGGAATTGCGAGATTAGATCGGTTTAAAGATCGCCCTTTAATACTTATTTGGGGTATTGGTCAAAGTGTACTGAATATTGCTGCTCAATTAAGTAAACGAGATCATAAGGCTATCTATATTATAGAGGGTGGTATTGAAACATGGCGACAAGCAGATATGCCTTTGTTTAGTGGTAGAGATAAAGATCATCACCATAAAGATAAGCCAAAAGATCAAATAACCCTTGAAAAGAGCTCTGAATCTCAGATATCACCAGAATCTGAGCTAGGCAATCATCAACCTTCTATAATCGATAAATCCAAGAAAAAAACTAAAAAACATAAGAATAAAAAAGTGGCCTATGAATAGGATAATTCCTAAAGTGGTGGTTTACACTACTGCTTGGTGTCCCTACTGTATCAAGGCTAAAGCATTATTAAATAAAAAGAATATCAGCTATACAGAAATTCGAGTTGATCTTGAGCCTTGGCAGCGTGCAGTTATGATTGAAAAAAGCAGTGGTCGGAGAACTGTACCTCAAATTTTTATCGACAATGAGGCTATCGGTGGTTGTGATAATCTTTTTTCTCTTGATCACCTAGGAAAACTAGATGATCTATTTGGCCTTAATATAAATTAAGGCATTTTATATTTTACAAATCAAAAAATTTAGGAATTTAGCATGGCAACAAATGGTACCTATCAAAAAGAGGGTAATGAACAACAAAACCAACAACCTCAATTTAATATTCAAAAAATATATGTTAAGGATTTATCTTTTGAAACGCCTAACTCTCCTCATATTTTTACAAAGGAGTGGAAACCTGAGATAAATATCCAGCTTAGTAGTAAAAATGAGCAGATCGCTGAACATATATACGAAGTGGTACTATCTGTAACTGCAGCAGCTAAGATAAATGACCAAACCGCGTTTCTAACTGAAGTGCAACAAGCAGGTATTTTTAATCTGGTAGGATATACCAAAGAAAACTTAGGACCTCTATTAGGTAGCTATTGTCCAGCTGTCCTATTTCCATTTATTAGGGAGGTAGTTACAGATTTAGTCACTAAGGGAGGATTTCCTCCGCTATTGCTAGCACCTGTTAATTTTGATGCTTTTTATGCACAACAATTGCAGCAACAAAAATCATCTGTAGATACAATTAAAAACTAATACTACATATATTAAGTAGTTAATCCTTTGTTCCATGAACTTTAATAGTCAAAATACCCTTGTACTAGGTGCCGGATCTTGGGGTACTGCTCTTGCCGTATTGCTAGCACGAAATAAAACGCCTACTTATTTATGGGGGAGAGATCAAAAACAAGTAGAGATAATGACTCGTGAGGGCTGTAATCAGCGTTATTTGCCTAATATTTCCTTTCCTCCTCTATTAACACCTATATATGATTTACAACAGGCACTGAAGCATACTAACCAAATTATTATCGCAGTTCCTAGCCATGCTTTTCGACTAACCCTTGAATGTATTACATTTAGAAATATACCTATAAAAACTCCTATTATTTGGGCTACTAAAGGATTGGAGCTAGGAACAGGAAGATTATTGCATGAAGTTGCTATTGAGGTTTTGGGATCAGACTATCCTATTGCTATTCTCTCAGGACCTACTTTTGCCCATGAAGTTGCAATGGGATTACCCACTGCAGTTACAATAGCAACTACTTACCCTGCTGTTTTTACCTATCTTGCTCATTGTTTACATGGTAATACTTTCCGTCTTTATACAAGTAATGATCTGATCGGGGTACAGCTAGGTGGGGCAGTAAAAAATATTTTAGCAATTGCTGCGGGTATAAGTGATGGTCTTGGTTTTGGATCTAATACTAGGGCTGCATTAATTACTCGTGGACTTGCCGAGCTAATTCGTCTTGCGTTAGCAAATGGTGCAAAAAAAGAAACATTAATGGGACTATCTTGTCTTGGCGATTTGACTTTAACTTGTACTGATAACCAGTCTCGCAATCGTCGTTTGGGTTTAGCTCTGGCTCAAGGAAAAACTTTAAGCGAAGCACTAGCTTTAATTGATCAAGTAGTCGAAGGTATAGAGGCTGCTAGGCTTGTATCTATAAGAGCAAGACAAGCGAATGTAGAGATGCCTATTGTAGAGCAGGTTTATCAGGTATTGTATTGTAATCAAGATCCTAAAAGGGCAGTTGAAATGCTTTTAAATAGGGAGCAAAAACCTGAGCATACCTAAGTTAGTAATAAATAATATAAAGTACCAATTTTCCTTTTTTCAGCTAATAAAGCTATTTTTTCTACTTTTATTATCCTTAAGCTTAATAGCATGTAGCTTTCATAAAAAAGCAATTAAAAAAGAGGAAAGCGGTGATGATAGTAAAAATAAGATTATTTGGAGTTCAGGCGATCAATATATAAGTTTAAATACTGGTGATGGGATTATAAATAACCAGCATCCAGTTTCAATTACAGAATCTGATATGCGTACTATATTAGAATCTCTTACGATACCAAAGCGTCAACTTCTTGTTCAAGAAGAGCTTCGCCCTATTTTTTCTCCCGCTGAAATTTTACAACTAAGCACATATTTACCCAAAGGACTCGTTTTAGCTGATCCAGATCAGGATATTATTTTTGTAATCATGGGATTTCAAAAAGGGATTATGGCTAAGGAAAAGGTTGTAAATACTGGGCGAGTATTTTTTAGGGATAACAAGTTAAATATTATTTTTGGAAAACTTCAAGAGGAGGTTCGAGGTATAAATCATCAAACTGGTGAGATGATTGATCGTCGTTTACATCCATTTACAGTAGGATCTCGCCGTTTTGAATCTAAAATACCTACCACCATTACTCTAGGAGATGGTAAAGCACTCTATTTAGACTATAAGAGTAATAGGATGAGAAGAGATTGGCTAGTTTTAGACGTACCCACTATTCTTGCAGAGGCTAAAAACTCAAGTAACAAAGCAGAAAATGAAGCGAGTGGTAGTGGTACAGGTAATGCTCAAATCAGTGCAGAAGTTTTAGAGGATATTAATAATAATAAATTGGATATTCAGAACATGAAAAAGGATCTATCAGGCATTAAAGAAGTACTTTTCGAGCTTAAGGAACATATGTTGGAATTACAGCAAGAAAAGTAAAATTAAAGACGTGCGCGCCGATCTCTAAGTTTAAAGCCCAAAAGGGATTGCTCAATTCCTCGAGTTAAAGCAAGCACCTTAAATAGCTCTCCCATTTCACCGGGTAAGATGAGTCGCTTTACTTGATTGCTTATTTCTAGCATAGTACGCGTTGCTCTTTGCGATTCTTTAGCAATTAATTTATCTAAACCGCAAGATAGTAAAAAATCTGCTTGGCTACAATAGCCTGCAATACTAAGATTGCTATTTTTCCCTGCTTCTGCAAGAGCAGTAAAATCTATATGGGCAGTAATATCCTGTAATCCTGGGAAAAAAAATGGATCTGAATGAGCATGTTGTTGGTAGTGGCACATTAGCGTACCTTCAGATCGTTGCCAATGATAATATTCATGCTGTGGAAATCCATAATCGACGATAAAAATCACTCCCTGATGTAAACAATGAGCAAACTCAGTAATCCAGCGCTCCATCATTAAATTAATTTCGGAAATATAACTAAATTCAGCGCTGAGATCAAAATTAAGGAAGGGTCTGATATTATTAATTCGATTATCTAAGATGAGATCACTCAGTGGCCCACTTTCCCAAATAAATTCTCCTTGCCGATCGCAGCTTACATAGCGCTCCCAACTACAATCTGCTTCAATCTGAATACAATGTATTGGCATTGCATCGCAAACTTCATTAGCAAAAATGATGCCCTGAATAGAATTAGGTAGCCTATCTAGCCAAATAATTCTTGGCATAAGATTTGGAATTCTCTGAGATAAATAGGTTTGTTGTCGTTGTCGAAGATCTGCACTTAATTCTAAAATAAGATACTGCTCAGGGAGGCAATCCCTATCTGCTAGTTCGATAAGAATATCTGCAGCCATTCGTCCTGATCCAGCACCAATTTCTAAAATATTGCCTTTTTTTAAGATCGCTAGAACTTCTTGTGCTGCCAGAGCTAAACAACGGGAAAAGAAAGAAGAAATTTCAGGAGCAGTAATAAAATCTCCTAGGTAACCAATTTTAGGCAATGATGCCATGTAATATCCCAACCTTGGTGTATACAGGGCTAGTTCCATAAAACGAGAAAAAGGGATTGCTCCACCTGCTTGGTAAATATTCTCTTGGATTAAACCTTGTAATTCCTTGCTATGAATAATCGCCTCTGGGCTGGGATAGGGTAGACTTTGAGAAGAAGCTATGGGCATAAGTAGAAGATAGAGTAATAAGCTATAGCGCTATCTCAATAGGCCATAAATTACTCAGAGATTTATTGAAACTAGACCAAAGATCTATATAAGTTCTCTTTAAGATTGGATGGGTACCATGAGGTGCAATTTCTGCGAGAGGTCGTAGTACAAAAGCATAGTGAATAATATCTTCCCTAGGAATTTGGATTTTTGGCTGTTGAAGATTAAGTATAAAATCATCATAGAGCAGTAAATCTAAATCAAGAGGGCGAGAACTAAATCGAGTACCACTTCGTTTACGACCGCACAATTGTTCAATATTATTAAAGTAGGATACTAAATACTCTACTGAATCAGTAGTATCAAACCCTACTACTAAATTGTAAAAACTATCTCCCTGAAATCCTATAGATTCACTTTCAAAGACTTGTGAAATTGTAAGAGGGGAATATTGGCTTTGTAATAAACAAATGCTAGTGCGAATATTTTTTTCTTTTTCAATATTACTTCCAATACTCACATATACACGGGCCATATTATGTAAATTACAAGTTAACTATAGCTATGAGTTAGTATAAATTCTTAAGATTGAGAACGCTCTATAATTACCCCCACACCTTGAGCACCTCGAACCGCATCTAATTTATCTACTCTAAGACGTAGCCAAGAAATTTTAAATTCTTGTAATATAATTTGAGATACTTGTTCTGCTAAAGTCTCTATGAGGAAAAACTCACTATTACCTACAAAATCAATCAGTCGTTTTGCCACTGCTTTATAATCGCAAGCATCATTAATGTCATCACTCATTGCAGCTTTAGCTACATCGGTTGCCATCTCTAGATCTAGGGAAATCGTTTGTTTGGTTTTACGCTCCCAATCATATATACCGATGATAGTTTCAATGCGTAAATTACTTAAATAAACGATATCCATTTTTAACTCACATATAATTTATACATAAATTGTTAATCATAACATGCTTATTTATTTAACTCTGCTTATAGCAGGCTATATTTTGGGATCTTTATCCAGTGCAATTATTGTCTCAAAACTAGCCCATTTAGGAGATCCTAGAAATTATGGATCAGGTAATCCAGGTGCAACTAACATATTACGCATAGGTGGTAAACGACTTGCTGCAATTGTATTGCTTGGAGATACCTTAAAGGGGTTCTTTCCAGTATGGGTTACAGGGTATATGAGTGATTATCCTTGGATAATTTCAGGTGTTGGACTAGCCGCATTTTTAGGTCATCTTTATCCTGTTTTTTTTAACTTTCGTGGAGGCAAGGGAGTTGCAACCGGATTAGGCGTCCTATTAGGGTTCAATTGGCTCTTAGGTATATTAGTTCTTGCAGTTTGGTTGTTTGTTTTTGGGTATAAAAAAATCTCCTCTTTATCTGCACTTAGTGCAGCAATTGCCGCACCTTTCCTTGCTTGGTGGCTTATTTCAGTGCCTGCTATTTGTATCGTAACTACAATAATGGCATTACTTTCCCTTTGGCGGCATCGTTCCAATATTGCTAGAATATTAAATCGCCGGGAAGATGGATTTTAAAATATTTATTTAGATTAAGTATAAATCACTCAACGACCATTTAGAGCGTACTTTGAAATTAGGATCTGTTTTTCGACCTGAAATCAGCGACTGATAGCCTGCAAATGCAATCATAGCCCCATTATCAGTACAAAAATCTAATCTAGGATAGTACACTTTAATTTTCATTTTTTTACTTATAACAGAGAATTGATTTCTTAGTGCCTGATTAGCACTTACTCCGCCTGCAACAATTAGATTCTCGTATCCTGTGTGCTGGATTGCTCGACAGCTTTTAGATACAAGTACATCAACTACTGAATCTTGGAAAGCACAGGCAATATCAGAAGCTGCTTCTATTCCATATTTTTTAAAAGTATTGAGAGCGTAAGTTTTAAGACCACTAAAACTAAAATCAAGATCGGGCCGATCAAGCATGGGTCGAGGAAAATAAAATCTATGGGAGTTTCCAACTTCAGCAAGTTTTGCTAGTGCTGGACCACCGGGGTAAGTTAGACCTAGTAGTTTTGCGGTTTTATCAAAAGCCTCTCCAGCTGCATCATCGAGAGATTCCCCTAAAACATGATATTTACCTATTTTTTCCACAGCGATTAATAAAGTGTGACCACCAGAGACTAATAAAGCACAAAAGGGAAGATCAGGTGGATCTGATTCTAACATGGGTGAGAGTAAATGCCCCTCCATATGATGAATTGGAATAGCGGGTATATTCCATGCCCAAGCTAAACTTCGACCTACAGATGCTCCTACTAAAAGGGCTCCAATTAATCCTGGTCCCGCTGTATATGCAACAGCATCTATATCTTGCTTGTTAAGATGCGCATATTCTAGAGATTCACGAATTAACGGCAAAAGTTTGCGAATATGATCTCGAGCGGCTAGCTCCGGTACAACTCCTCCATATTCAGCGTGAGTTGCTATTTGGCTATGAAGAAAATTTGCAAGTATTCCTTTTTCACTATCATAAATAGCAACTCCTGTTTCATCACAGGAGGTTTCTATCCCTAATATTCGCACAGTATAAAATACAATTGATTTTTTAATTAATGATCCGTAGAATTCTTTAGTTTTAATCTATTAATAGATGCTTATTCAATACATTTTTATAAATTAAGGAGATTTCATGCCAAATGTTAGAGTGAAAGAAAATGAACCTTTTGATATTGCTATTCGTAGATTTAAAAGAATTTGCGAAAAAGCAGGTATTCTATCAGAAGTTCGTCGTCGTGAATTTTATGAAAAACCTACCTCTGTTCGCAAGCGTAAGGCTGCTGCAGCTGTAAAACGTTCGATGAAAAAAGTAGCAAGAGAGCGAGCAAGGTATATTCGCTTATATTAATTATTTATTCTAAAAGAAGCATAGAATAAAAATTAATGACGATAGAAACTAGCCCATTAAAATTACGTTTACAGGAAGATGTTAAAACAGCAATGCGTACTCAAGATAGAGCTAAGCTTGGTGTTTTACGGATGATAATGGCATCTCTTAAGCAGTATGAAGTAGATACACGATCTATACTAGATGATGAAAAAATTATTGCATTACTAGATAAAATGCTGAAGCAAAGGCGAGAATCTACTGAACAGTATGAAGCAGCAGGTAGAAAAGAATTAGCAGAAAAGGAGTTATTTGAGGAGACTATAATACAAAACTACATGCCTGCTTTGCTAAGCGAAGATGAACTTGAAATCATGATCCGAAAGGCAATTGAGCAGGTGCAAGCAGTCACGGTTAAAGATATGGGGAAAGTAATGAATTTGCTTAAACCGCTTATCCAAGGTCGAGCTGATATGAAAGTAGTAAGTAATCAAATAAAAGGGAAACTTATAGCTTAAATATAAATTTTTAAGGAAGTTTTCTAATTTCAAGTAATGAAAGGAAAAATTCCTCAGGCTTTTATTAGCGATCTTATTGAGCGTACCGATATTGTATCTTTAATTGGTAGTCGGGTTGCCCTGCGTAAATCAGGTTACCAATATATTGCCTGTTGTCCTTTTCATAATGAAAAAACCCCATCATTTACCGTAAACCCACAAAAGCAATTCTATCATTGTTTTGGGTGCGGTACCCACGGAAACGCTATTAGCTTTCTTATTGCCTTTGATCACTTAAATTTTGTTGAGGCAGTAGGGGAGCTAGCCAAGCAAGCGGGTGTACTTATCCCAGGAGAAGAAGGACAATCTCTAAGTATTAACCAAAAGCTATACGATCTACTTGCATTTGCAGCTAGCTTCTATGCGGCCC is part of the Candidatus Nitrosacidococcus sp. I8 genome and encodes:
- a CDS encoding DJ-1 family glyoxalase III gives rise to the protein MPRVLIPLAQGCEELEAVTLINLLRRAGIEVITAGLNDQPIVGSRGIRLIPDTTLDTIVDQEFTMVVLPGGASGAANLNSDSRIHVLLKNTVRQGNKVAAICAAPTVFADIGLLDSKKATGYPGFLDKLNLPTTTLCNDPVVIDGNVITSRGPGTAMDFALTLIEILINNPKRLEVEEGLKRSL
- a CDS encoding S41 family peptidase: MSFSKRDVLIATTSLTLGIGFIFGSMVLAGRLENKPDSLPLDELRAFSEIFGEIKRNYVEPVDDKTLIEGSIRGMLSNLDPHSAYLDPQSYSELKIGTSGKFGGLGIEVGMEDGFIRVVSPIDDTPAQKAGIQAGDLIIRIDNEPVKDLSLGEAVDKMRGKPGTQITLTIIRQGEPQPLKFNIIRAIIKVQSVKSKTLEKGYGYVRISQFQVETGANVENEIKKLTKESGGNLKGLVLDLRNNPGGVLSAAVEVSDSFLEKGLIVYTEGRDPQSKQSFRATPGDVLKNAPMVVLVNGGSASASEIVSGALQDHHRAIVMGTKTFGKGSVQTILPLTEDTALKLTTARYYTPSGRSIQAEGIVPDIKLDNIKVSAVDGADNDSSVKEANLSHHLSNDSKKNEAPKENQEEAHLAIEDYPLYEALNLLKGLSALAAIGK
- a CDS encoding rhodanese-like domain-containing protein, which gives rise to MNNRLFEFFTNHWMLSVSLVAIIAALAVDPIVRRRRGIRTISVVEITRLINQENAQVVDIREGKDFDKEHILDSMNAPLSTFITGIARLDRFKDRPLILIWGIGQSVLNIAAQLSKRDHKAIYIIEGGIETWRQADMPLFSGRDKDHHHKDKPKDQITLEKSSESQISPESELGNHQPSIIDKSKKKTKKHKNKKVAYE
- the grxC gene encoding glutaredoxin 3, with protein sequence MNRIIPKVVVYTTAWCPYCIKAKALLNKKNISYTEIRVDLEPWQRAVMIEKSSGRRTVPQIFIDNEAIGGCDNLFSLDHLGKLDDLFGLNIN
- the secB gene encoding protein-export chaperone SecB, encoding MATNGTYQKEGNEQQNQQPQFNIQKIYVKDLSFETPNSPHIFTKEWKPEINIQLSSKNEQIAEHIYEVVLSVTAAAKINDQTAFLTEVQQAGIFNLVGYTKENLGPLLGSYCPAVLFPFIREVVTDLVTKGGFPPLLLAPVNFDAFYAQQLQQQKSSVDTIKN
- a CDS encoding NAD(P)H-dependent glycerol-3-phosphate dehydrogenase, with amino-acid sequence MNFNSQNTLVLGAGSWGTALAVLLARNKTPTYLWGRDQKQVEIMTREGCNQRYLPNISFPPLLTPIYDLQQALKHTNQIIIAVPSHAFRLTLECITFRNIPIKTPIIWATKGLELGTGRLLHEVAIEVLGSDYPIAILSGPTFAHEVAMGLPTAVTIATTYPAVFTYLAHCLHGNTFRLYTSNDLIGVQLGGAVKNILAIAAGISDGLGFGSNTRAALITRGLAELIRLALANGAKKETLMGLSCLGDLTLTCTDNQSRNRRLGLALAQGKTLSEALALIDQVVEGIEAARLVSIRARQANVEMPIVEQVYQVLYCNQDPKRAVEMLLNREQKPEHT
- a CDS encoding class I SAM-dependent methyltransferase — protein: MPIASSQSLPYPSPEAIIHSKELQGLIQENIYQAGGAIPFSRFMELALYTPRLGYYMASLPKIGYLGDFITAPEISSFFSRCLALAAQEVLAILKKGNILEIGAGSGRMAADILIELADRDCLPEQYLILELSADLRQRQQTYLSQRIPNLMPRIIWLDRLPNSIQGIIFANEVCDAMPIHCIQIEADCSWERYVSCDRQGEFIWESGPLSDLILDNRINNIRPFLNFDLSAEFSYISEINLMMERWITEFAHCLHQGVIFIVDYGFPQHEYYHWQRSEGTLMCHYQQHAHSDPFFFPGLQDITAHIDFTALAEAGKNSNLSIAGYCSQADFLLSCGLDKLIAKESQRATRTMLEISNQVKRLILPGEMGELFKVLALTRGIEQSLLGFKLRDRRARL
- the folK gene encoding 2-amino-4-hydroxy-6-hydroxymethyldihydropteridine diphosphokinase yields the protein MARVYVSIGSNIEKEKNIRTSICLLQSQYSPLTISQVFESESIGFQGDSFYNLVVGFDTTDSVEYLVSYFNNIEQLCGRKRSGTRFSSRPLDLDLLLYDDFILNLQQPKIQIPREDIIHYAFVLRPLAEIAPHGTHPILKRTYIDLWSSFNKSLSNLWPIEIAL
- the folB gene encoding dihydroneopterin aldolase; translation: MDIVYLSNLRIETIIGIYDWERKTKQTISLDLEMATDVAKAAMSDDINDACDYKAVAKRLIDFVGNSEFFLIETLAEQVSQIILQEFKISWLRLRVDKLDAVRGAQGVGVIIERSQS
- the plsY gene encoding glycerol-3-phosphate 1-O-acyltransferase PlsY; amino-acid sequence: MLIYLTLLIAGYILGSLSSAIIVSKLAHLGDPRNYGSGNPGATNILRIGGKRLAAIVLLGDTLKGFFPVWVTGYMSDYPWIISGVGLAAFLGHLYPVFFNFRGGKGVATGLGVLLGFNWLLGILVLAVWLFVFGYKKISSLSALSAAIAAPFLAWWLISVPAICIVTTIMALLSLWRHRSNIARILNRREDGF
- the tsaD gene encoding tRNA (adenosine(37)-N6)-threonylcarbamoyltransferase complex transferase subunit TsaD, producing the protein MRILGIETSCDETGVAIYDSEKGILANFLHSQIATHAEYGGVVPELAARDHIRKLLPLIRESLEYAHLNKQDIDAVAYTAGPGLIGALLVGASVGRSLAWAWNIPAIPIHHMEGHLLSPMLESDPPDLPFCALLVSGGHTLLIAVEKIGKYHVLGESLDDAAGEAFDKTAKLLGLTYPGGPALAKLAEVGNSHRFYFPRPMLDRPDLDFSFSGLKTYALNTFKKYGIEAASDIACAFQDSVVDVLVSKSCRAIQHTGYENLIVAGGVSANQALRNQFSVISKKMKIKVYYPRLDFCTDNGAMIAFAGYQSLISGRKTDPNFKVRSKWSLSDLYLI
- the rpsU gene encoding 30S ribosomal protein S21 — translated: MPNVRVKENEPFDIAIRRFKRICEKAGILSEVRRREFYEKPTSVRKRKAAAAVKRSMKKVARERARYIRLY
- a CDS encoding GatB/YqeY domain-containing protein, with translation MTIETSPLKLRLQEDVKTAMRTQDRAKLGVLRMIMASLKQYEVDTRSILDDEKIIALLDKMLKQRRESTEQYEAAGRKELAEKELFEETIIQNYMPALLSEDELEIMIRKAIEQVQAVTVKDMGKVMNLLKPLIQGRADMKVVSNQIKGKLIA